A stretch of DNA from Spirosoma endbachense:
AGGCGACGAAACGCCGTAATTGCTTTCGGGATTCTTGTAATGGTGAACACTGTGATTGATCCACAGTTGTTTAAAGAAATTCTTGGGCGGAGCGTAGGCATGAACGATAAAGTGCACTGCCAGATAGCCCGAGTAACCTACCAGAAAACCAGGGAAAAACGCATAAGCGGCTTCACCCATAATCAGGAAAAATAGCCCGAAGAAAGCACCAGCTACAAAAATAGCCAGAGCCGGAGGCATTGCCAGACGGGTTTTATCCTTCGGATATTCGTGGTGAATACCGTGAAAAGTGTACTGAATTTTAGCGCGTTTCGGAGTGGTAGGTGCCAGATGGTATAAGTAGCGGTGTAAAACGTATTCAAACAGGGTGAATACCAGTAAACCCGTTATGAACAGCGTAGCAATCGTGCTCGTACTCATAGCTGTATACGTGAAGGCATACCAACCTAGAAAAACGGACAGAACCAACCACATCGAGATGGGAACCATGATGTGGGTACGCGAAAGTGCTTCAAGAATTGGGTTATCAAACAGTTTTTTCGTGCCGCTGTTTTTTGGTCGGGTTTTACCATGGCCGGCCATTGTTTGCAACTTCTCAGTAGTTGATTCCATAGAGCAGATACGTTGACAATAAAGTAATAGTGCAAAATTACAACGAAAATTGGGTTCGTCATCCCAGATAGTAAATTTGGTTTACTATCTCATTTCATGTTTTACTAACCTCCAACTGGTCGGATAGTTTTTCCTGCATGGCCATCAGGTTTCCCTTAGGCAATTTAGGTTTGATTATTAAGCGTAGTGAATTACTGTATGTCAGATAGTTAAACATCCAGTTCAGGAATATAGCCAGAC
This window harbors:
- a CDS encoding sterol desaturase family protein, whose amino-acid sequence is MESTTEKLQTMAGHGKTRPKNSGTKKLFDNPILEALSRTHIMVPISMWLVLSVFLGWYAFTYTAMSTSTIATLFITGLLVFTLFEYVLHRYLYHLAPTTPKRAKIQYTFHGIHHEYPKDKTRLAMPPALAIFVAGAFFGLFFLIMGEAAYAFFPGFLVGYSGYLAVHFIVHAYAPPKNFFKQLWINHSVHHYKNPESNYGVSSPMWDYIFRSFQK